The Zingiber officinale cultivar Zhangliang unplaced genomic scaffold, Zo_v1.1 ctg222, whole genome shotgun sequence DNA window TGGGATGGTAGCTTCAAGAAGGTTGAATTTGGTTGATGTTGCTTGAGAATTAACTGTGCTTATCTGAGAATATAGTTTGTTTCCATCTGAAAGCAATTACGAATTCAGTTTGCTTTGCCGAGTTGGTTGCAATTGGGCAGGCTTGTACGAGGTGCGGTAGAGCACTTGGTCTAACTTAGTTTTGATTGAGAATAGGGTCGCAAGGCTCCTTTGTCCTTTCCTTTTGGCTATAAGCTTAAGGCGAGGGTGTGCATAGGCTTAAAAAGCTTTTGAGAAAGGATTTTTTTTCAATGATTGGAGAAGCTCCTCATCTATAGACTTCTTCAATGTCTCCACTTTATTACCATAGCTTACCATTGAATATCTTGCAGTCACATTGTAATTCTATATGTTACGTGCAGAGTCCATCCGTTGATGTTTGAGGTTTTTGAAAGATTGAACCCATATTAGACCCACATTAGGGATTGTATCAGTACTCCAAGAACGTTCTATTTTGGAAAGAAGATAAATTTTTTGAGAAGAGTTGTGTTATTTGACATGGCGAGCATGGCTTTAATTTGCATGATAAGACAATGGGGGTCACTTTTCATAAAGTGAAGAAACAGTAAAAGATACTTGAGTGCATCATTATGTCGAGTGCATCATTATGGACCCCTCTCAATTGGAAGCGAATGGATAATTAGGTAACAAGTGCTACCAATTCTCTTGaacaatttttagaattattcagTCCTTCATAAAGGAGGTTCTATTGCTTAGAGTACaatcaaattttttattaaaaaaacctTTCCCAAAGCAAGCAAGATATGCTCATACAatacatatatttatttatttttgaaaagtctGCTGCTGGAGCCTAAAGTTTTGTGTTATGCTCATATATTGTTTTTGTTCAGTACCTACTTATAGTGAAGTTTCTTCTAATTTCACTTATCCATTGGTTCAGTTTATCCACACAATTTATTGCACTCACAAATTCTACTTATTCTAGACTGTGTATGGTATCAATACAAAAGTATCTTGCAGCTGATTCTGATTACTGTGAATCTGATTTGGTGGATTATGACTTCTTTTAGTGTTATGATTCACTGATCATGTCACATAAGTATGAATTCACCTTTTGATTCTCACATTCCTCATCTACCTCTGTACCCATGTTGTATATCCGGTCCAATACTCCAACACTCAGTATTAGATATATTCCCTATATCTGACTACAAGCTTTTTCTCAGTTTTCCAACTAGTTTAGATCAGCTATATGAGTCTGCTGTTGAACAGTATGCAAGTATATGGAAGGGTaaacttaaaagtaaaatacagaGATAATGACATTGTCAATCTTCCTCCTTTTCTGTGTCTGACAATGATCTCCAATAAAATGCATGCCTTTCTTGCATCACTGATTATATTATTGTCAACATGCCTTTGTGGCAATTATACACGAAGCAAAGGCATTCATACAAAATCTCCGTTTGCAACTTTTTGCTAGCaagatttttttcttttgattctagCAAGGGTACCTCTCACTGGAAAGTTAGTTTATGCAGATTGAGTGGAACATTTGCTTTTCTTGTTGGCtttacttaaaaaataatttgcagCAGTTTGTACTTGAAAATGACAACAAACACCAAATATTTTGCCAATCTATGAGTTAGATTACAGAGATATTCAAAGGCTTGCTCGCAAGGATTGAATTCGAATTAACTCTATTTCTTCCAAAATTGCTACAATGGTCTCCAGAAGTAAAGAAACAGTAACAATATTGATGGATTTGCAACTGGTGGGTGTTAGAGAGGTAATTTACGTTTATTTGTATCAATTCTTAGTAGAACCAAAATACTATCTTTGTGTTGGGCTAGAAGACTGGATTTATTCAAAATAAGAATGCTTGGCATGAATAGCTCACTTAAACTTCGACTCTCCCTGTCATTATGAGTTCATCTATTTATCTATCTTTTTTGTCTTGTCTTACAATTGTTTCGTTCTACAAACTTGAATCTAGTTTTTACTCGTTGACAAAGATCTATGCAACAACCAATTCCTGTCATTGTGGGGGGCATGTAAAGGTGTAATTTAGCAGTAAACATAACCCGTCAAAGCACTCTCAATCTGGTGTTTGAACGGGAGACAAGCAAATCTTTCTGATGGCTTTAGCTTTAGGTTAATGTCAACTTCATTTGCTAACATTGTTCTTGCATCCTAACCTGATCGGGCTACGTGGCATTGACCAAAACGACCGGAGCTAGGAGAACATGATGCATTTTTTGGCTTCAGAGGTTGAAATTTACTCTGGTGGATGCTTTGGAACAACCGACACTAACTTTTGACTCTTCCCTTTGTCTTCCAAAGGTAGTGGCCAACTCATTCAATGGAATCAATTCGTTAGGAGACTAAATGACAATCTTTTGGAGGCCATTAATTATTGATCTTGTGCAGCAAAATAAAGGATGTCAAATATGATATAACGGTTGACATGGCTTCCACATTTCATATAAATATTTCAATCTTTTATCATATGCAATCTAAGGACATCTCTCAGGTTAGAGCTCTTtgcaattttttatttaaaatatccaaTATCCCATCTTAGTGtcacatcaaaaatataaaaaactatCACTCTCTTAATAAAATATCTccttgtaattttttattttttgtggaTTCTACATTATGATTTTTTTGCACATCATTAGTTACTAATGTCACTCATATTATTAATTCTGAGATGATAGAGCAGATTTAAAATGTTACTATTGTTCTTAAACTAAAACCCTTGCATCCATAATGATTAGAGTGTTTTTCTTCCAACTTTTTCATTTCATAAacatctttaaatttttttttccttggatATGCCCTTATAGGTCTTGGAAGAGAAGACTAGAATAGCCTTTTTTGTTCAGCAGTCAACATGGTCTGACCCCAGACCGAGGTGTATAATGGTAAATGTCTCTCTGTTCTCGTCTAGCTTGAGCAATGAATGCCAGACCACTAGCTATTACATTAGTTGTCAGGAGAACCTCCGTAATGAATCATAAATTTGTCCCTCCTTTTTGGAGGTTCAAGTGTCTCTCTAATATTCAGCATCCTTGAATATCCTTCCTGAGCAAGTCGTTCATTTAGGTACTTGGTTCCGCTAAGATTGTGTTAGTGTGTTAGAGCATCCATAATGGCATTAATGCTTGAGGTATTAACACCGACGTAAATGTACTGTAGCATTAACGTGTTTAATTCTTTGAACACGTTAATGcatgcaaataaaaaaaaaaaaaactttggtaTTAACACATGAAAGTGTTAATGGCATTGTGGATACCGTTAACGAAGGGATGAGGAAGGTTTTGATTGGATGGAGGCGTAGTATCTGCAAGTGGAGAGGGGCATCAAGATGATGCACCCTTCCATTGCAAGTGCCTTAGCCGGCACACAGCCAGCCTCTTCCCCCACTCCATCTCCAAGCTGTTGCATTTTGTAGGTTTGAGAAGAAACTATTTCatggtggtaaaaggtgaatacgttcgtctCCAGTGcctccgtcaacccgtcccaggattaacacggaagaggtaaatcacggtcaCAAAATTAAGGTAGAGTAAATTTTTTAACATGACTGGACCCATCGCTCCACGGCTTCATACCTCATAAATCTTCGAAGAAATTTTTTGGAAAGCTTCAGTACCAATGTACTTCATGATTGTACAGTAGGGATCAATTTGCTAAGGTTGGAGTTGCCTCGGCCATACAAATTGACTACTTTGGCTTGGCTGGATCATGTgcccaaaatggaagtttgaatCAATTACGCGTCAACGTGTCAGTCAAAATTAACGGTAGATATATAGTCGGCGACCACAAGCAATGTTTAGAGTGCTATTGCAGGGATTATAACTAGTAGTATCTCGCTTTACCATTAACTGTGATAATGGGCGTCAACTTCCCGCATGACACGGGGTTGTTGCTCTCACGTGTTGCACGGTCGTGAAAGGAAAGCCAAACTATTTTCACCTGACTTGAGTTCACCATTGGTACGACCATAAAAGATTCAATctattcaaatattttgaaaaataaataagatcaaaatttaaattccaaggaatgaatattttaaaaattaatttttaaatatacataaattattttaaatttatttgatagacTAATCTTATTCACTCTAGATGACGTGTATATAACTTGATCGAACTCATTTTCTACTTAATCAATTGATAGGCTACTTTCAGTTGCATTAGGACAGATATTATCTATGATTAATTCTTTTCTAGGGAGTATGAGACTACTTTAAAGGGACCGCTAAGGCTAAGGGGACGGTTTCACTTTACTCAACGATAAAGCACCCATACAGTCTTTCAAGCATTTATGATTTGAATTCTAACCATAGTGCATTATAGAACATTTTCCTATAGTTAGATGATAAATTTGAAATGTTGAGTTGTCAGTTGCAAGCACCTTTAAATTTACTAGATGATTGATAAAAAATATTCATAGGATGAAATTAGTCATCTTTGAAATTAGTCGATATGAAAAATTGAATATCAAATTATTCAACCTGAAGAACTAGATATCTTATACTtgttaaaaaaaaactactttaGACTCACTCTATGATTAGATTCAAGGGGTTAAGGCCTATGCAATGGTCAAATTCAGATCAAATTTCATATTCTATGTCCGCATATCCATTGGATATTAGATATTCATCCCATACTTACTAAAAATTCGGATATCTTCtatactaatattttttttctttccaaatTGAGATTTAACGATCCTCATCTATATCCCACCAATGCAAATGAAGAACTAGGGTTAGTCCTTATATTTACGGTCCAGATCACCCTCCTCCTTGTATTACCAAAATATACTCTCAATATTAGATGGGCTTCTGAGTTGGGCTTCTCATTTTGTGTTATGCACAGTTAGAATCCCCAAAAGTCATTATATTATTGAATTATTACTATAAAAAAGCAAGAAAAATAATCTTCAAGGAGTGAGTTTCCTTCGCTCATAATACTATTGACAGATTATATTCCATATAGAATATAACATTGTTAAAGAAATGCGTTGCCTgtgtaaatacttttaaaaaaatcactCCACATGTAATAAATAGACTAGTTCATAATTATCTCTACCTATTTTATTTCTGCAACTAAAATGAAGCAACATTTATTAGTAAAGCAGCAGGTGCATTAAAAATTTGACATTGCATCTTTCAAACAAACAGGACATTTTTTTTCAACATGATAAGCCCTatctaaaaaaaacttaaaaagagCATATGCCCGAAGCTCTCGTCATATAATATCTCATAAAAGGATTCATTATACgtaattttattctatttttcacaaaaaattattttcaggattcgaacctgtACCCTTTTGATCACAAAACAACAACTTTACTATTACACCTTCCcttatctaaaaaaaataaataaataaaacatctTTAAAATGATTCTCCATGAGTGCCATCTAAGTGGAGTGGGATAAAAGAAACAACACAACTCCACGAAATCAGGTCAGAAAAAGTATGAACTTATCAGATAAAGAACCTGGAGAGAAAAAGAATCTTAACCAGAACAATCGGGATAAGTTATTGTACTAAACAAACATTGTGTTCAACCAGATCATTAGTTGATGTTTCAATAATATTGAAGGATTTGCATCTGCATTGTTAACCAAAACTACTTTATCTAATTAAGAAGAAAAAGTAAAGCAggtttatataaaaaaaacagaATGAATCATTGCAGTATAATGGCTAAGCACATGGCATCTCTTATTCAATTCATACGTTTTTGCCTCATTGATTGCCAGATGATACGGTGAATATGACTTTAGCTTACAAAGATCAAAGTTAGGTAAATAACTCCGGAGATTTTGcagaaaaagagaaaaggaactACGAGCAGATTGTGAAACATCGTTTATCTTTTACGTGCCATCTAAAGATGGGAACAGAAGGGCAACAAAGTTATCTCTAGCATACAATTAAACAAAACATTAACTTATAGGGAAACATGATACGACAGATCAACAATTGATGGAGGCATTATCTGATACATATATGATCAACACAGAATGACAGAACTCAATTTCAACTCACATGAATGATCTATCAATTTATCACCAGTGACGAGCAGCAATCAACCCATGAAAAACTTTCATTGAAGAACTCGGATAAGATAAAATTAAAGCGCAGAAGTATGCCTGTTTGGTTTTATTAACAACACTGAAAAAGGGAAACACAAAATACAGAAGAAATGAATTCTGCATTTCCATAAACAGCCGGAGGTTATGTAACATGCATTAAACACTCAGTGAATAGATCGAGTCATTTTTTTACTGTGTGCAACTACCAATCAATGGGCAATTCACGAACATATTAGCAATTTCGCTATTCAACACTTCATGAAGCACACTGTTGTCTAAGTTCTGGATCATATACTAAGATCAAATGTTCCTTTATCGAACTAGAACAATTTGGGACATCAAACATTAGCATAAGTAAGCAGTCAATTCAGTGACCGGAACATGACAATTCAGAAGCTAAAACAGAAGCCACCAGTTGAATGGATGGTTATTAGTATATGTGGTAGCTGCTTTAAAAACCAATTGTCACAAGAACAATTGATGAACTATAATAAGTACCATATCATTCCCTAAAATCGACATAAAGCATAAGATCAAAGGCCATAGCTCCACATGACAACATCAGAAAAGAAGCGCACCATTTCAAATCTTGTGTGCATCTTATAGCAGAACCTTTGGCCTTACGGGATCGAAGTTTCAGgtatcatttcaaaatcataccTGAGCTGTGATTCATCAAGGGAGATGACACCATTTGCCCTCCTGGCTTTCCGCTTCTCATATTCAGGATCATCCGTTGGCAATTCGAATCTACAAAGGGGACAGGTGTTTCTGATACATAGCCATGGGAGGATGCAGTCCTCGTGGTAATGGTGAAGGCAAGGCAGCCTCTTGACTTGCTCCTCTACCTGAATTCCATCCTTGCAAACAGCACAAACAGCATCGATCTCGGTGGTATCTTCTTTCCTTAGCACCACCGAAGGGAGGTTCTCGACCACTGACTTAGCCGCCGGTGGACTGCCCTTGGAGTTGCTATTTTGCTCGAACAGTTGTCCGAACAGTACCTCATAGGGCTCGTAATCGGAGGCATAGGCGAGACCATCCTGGTCCTCAAAGTAGGCTCCGACTTCATCAGGATCGAGTGGACTCCTTCCCAGATCGTTCATGGCCAAGAGAATCTGCCAATCGACGTTTCTGACCACCGCTTCATCTTCAACCTCAGTAACCGTCAACACTCTACTCTCATCCGACCTCGCGTCGTGGCCAAGAACCATTACATCAATAGAATCTCTTTCTTCGTCCTGACCGTCGATCTCCTCCCACTCAAATCCCTCGTTGACGTCCCTCCGGCCGTCGCCCAGTTGGAGGCTGTCCCAACGGAGAGGAACATCGAACTCATCAGAGAGCCCGTACTGCCCTACGCCATCATCGGAGTCCATGCCCATTTCAGCCACCATTTGCTCGCCGAACATGGCGACGATCTGTTCATCGGAATCTGAATCGGAGTCGATTCCGGTAACCCTAAGGCCACCTTCATCCATATGCCGGGTCCTGGAGAACTCGGTCGAGTCGGAAGGGCAGCGTCTCTGCCCAACGAAGAAGTCGTCGGAGGCCCAATCCGGGACGATCATTCCCCGATCCGCAACATCCGCCGTTTCGCTCTCGTCATCTTCCCCGTCGAACACGGAATCGAGGCCAAGGCACCCAGGGCGCTCGAGCTCTTCGAGGTCGTTGTCGGACCAAAACACCGGGGGGATGAAGGGGCGAGGGCAGGAAGGGGATCTTGGGCGGCGTCGGAAGAGGTCGAGGGAGAGAGAGGCGTGGTCGTCTTCGGAGTAGTCGGAGGCGGTGTCGAGGTCggcggaggaggagagggaggcgAAGGGGGACGACCAGAAGGGCGGCGGCGGAGGAGGGGGATCTGGGTCACCGGCGAAGTGGGGAAGCAGCAGAAAGAGATCGGGATGGTTGTCCGCCATTAACGGCGACGCGATCGCTCGCTTcttcagagagagagagagagatgcaaGGATGCGAAGGCAAGGCAAGAAGGCAATTAAAATGGTCGGGCAAGGAGACGCTACGTGTGATCGTATCTCCAAATATACCCGATTTGAGTCACGGCATCGACGCGGTGGTCATCTAAAGGAGCTTCCGTGTTCAACGCCCGGTCCGATGCATGCCACTTGGGTAAGTCGTGAGCCGGGCTGGGTATGCGGTGGTTCGAGGCGAGTAATAAATGGGCGGGTCAGGAGATGGGTATACCCGTGGGTAAATCATAAATGAGTAtcagataaatttttaaatttagtaaattattataaaatttgaatgcgatcaatttttttaattttacttttttttttaaccctCAAAATCAACGGCGGAGCCAAATTCAgattagaatataaataatcAATTGTAGATttgaaattatttatattttaaaaaacattaggATGGAttcaatataaattgtttttgaaTGGGGCACGTGAGTTGGTAAAAATCCACGGAAAGATTTGGTCAATCTTTGGACAAGAAGCAATTGGAATTTGGAAGTGGGTAAGAGCTGAAATTAAACGACTAAGAGGCGCTCTTTGTTTTTTCTGTTCTTTTTTAAAATACGTTTTCTTAATAGCTTTGCAACTTCTTCCCCATCTGCCGAAGAGTAAATATTTCTACATATTTATAATACTCATGTTTAccttatcaattaaatatttctCCTCAAATATTTAAAGATGTTtggtttatattttttatattattttttattttttatttttaataaaatgaaaaacgtgtttaatttatatttttcatgttcattttaaaaaaaaaaagaaaatattttctaataaaacaaaaaatatgaaaaaaattattttctgaaaaacaagaaaatatgattttctgaaaaataaaataaaaatataaacaaaccaaatacacccttaaattttataattaaatattctcccaattaaatatttatggatCCTATCTACCAAACATCCCACTCAAATATCTTAAATTACACCATCAAATATTTCATTAACTAAATATTTATAGATCGTGCGATCATTTTATTAATTtacatataattttatatttaaataaaattaattatatatttttaattcttCAATTTACTATATTCCATATACCATTTatccataaatattttttatttaatatttaactatatactttaataattattttaatattaatttattatttaaagtgAAACATTACAATACAagagtataaattttaaaagaaataatacaacatataaatataaatgttttaggaatttgaaattaaaatgatTAAATATTTTCACAGAGAAATTAATCATTCACTTGTGACAATGAATGTTTCTCAAATATATCCAACCAATTCGTGATGA harbors:
- the LOC122036873 gene encoding E3 ubiquitin ligase BIG BROTHER-related-like; this encodes MADNHPDLFLLLPHFAGDPDPPPPPPPFWSSPFASLSSSADLDTASDYSEDDHASLSLDLFRRRPRSPSCPRPFIPPVFWSDNDLEELERPGCLGLDSVFDGEDDESETADVADRGMIVPDWASDDFFVGQRRCPSDSTEFSRTRHMDEGGLRVTGIDSDSDSDEQIVAMFGEQMVAEMGMDSDDGVGQYGLSDEFDVPLRWDSLQLGDGRRDVNEGFEWEEIDGQDEERDSIDVMVLGHDARSDESRVLTVTEVEDEAVVRNVDWQILLAMNDLGRSPLDPDEVGAYFEDQDGLAYASDYEPYEVLFGQLFEQNSNSKGSPPAAKSVVENLPSVVLRKEDTTEIDAVCAVCKDGIQVEEQVKRLPCLHHYHEDCILPWLCIRNTCPLCRFELPTDDPEYEKRKARRANGVISLDESQLRYDFEMIPETSIP